Part of the Sphingopyxis sp. 113P3 genome, ATGCGTTCGACGGTATGAAGGCGATTCTCGAGCCTCCGGGCCGTGTCGTAGAGTTCGTCGAGCAGTTGCTCGTCCTCACCGGTCAGCGTCTTGGCCTGTTTCCACTTGGTGATGTAGTGGAGGATCAGCCAAGGCAGACCGAGGAAGAGCGTGCCGATGACGATCGGGACGATGATGATGTCTTCCATCGGTCGGAATCCTTACTTCTTGCCCTGCGCCGCTTTGAGCGCGGCGAGCTCGTCGGCGACCTTGTCCGCTGCCTGCAGTTCGGCGATTTCTTCATCGAGCGACTTCTTGTAGCCCATGCCCAGTGCCTCTGCACGGCCTTCGGCCTCGTCGACGCGGCGTTCGAGCAATTCGAAGCGCGAGAAGGCATCCTCGACGCGGTCGCCATTGGTCATTTCGCGCAGCTTGTAGCGGTTCTCCGCGCTTTCGAGGCGGTTCACGACGCTCGCCTGGCGCGCCCGCGCCTCCGAAAGCTTCTTCTGAAGCTTGGCAATGTCGGCCTCATAACCCTTCAGCGACTCATCGAGGACCGCAATCTCGGCCTTCAACCGCTCGGCCATGTCGCCGGCCTTCTGCTTCTCGATCAGCGCCGCGGTCGCGAGGTCTTCGCGGTCCTTCGACAGCGCGAGCTCCGCCTTTTCCTTCCAGCTGTCCTGGAGGTTCTCGAGCTTGGCGATATGACGGCGCATCTCCTTCTGGTCCGCGATCGTGCGCGCGGCCGAGGCGCGAACTTCGACCAGCGTCTCGTTCATCTCGAAGATGATCTGGCGGATCATCTTTTCGGGATCCTCCGCGCGGTCGAGCAGATCGGTGACGTTGGCGGCAATGATATCGCGGGTCCGTGAGAAAATACCCATTTTACTAACTCCTGTCGAAATTCTTGAGACCTTGAAGAATGCTGGTGCCGGGGCGGGGCAAGGGGGGAGAGTGCCCCGGCACCAGAGCCGGTCAGGCCAAAGGACTGACCGCCGGGGACGCTGCAGCGGTCACCGCCAGGACGCCGACGGGATGTCCGGCGCTGAAGGCGATTTGCGGCTGGTCGATCACGCCGACGAGGATGGCCAACGCTCCGACCGCGCTGAGCGCGAAAGTAGCGGCTTGGGCAAACGTCGTTTTCATGGGTCAACCTTCCTGTTCTCGCTGCTCCGGCACACCATCGTGCCAGTTCGTCAAAAGCTATGCAGGGGCTGTGCCAATTGGCCACAAGCGCGGAAAAGCCGCTCATTATGCCCCAATGTCGGCGCCCGCGTCGATTTGCCTTGCCAATGAGCGGGAAATTTTGCCAATGATTGGGAATGGAGCGGGAAACGCAGTTTATCGGCCAGTCGGCGGCCTTTCAGGACGCGGTCGAGCGCGCAAGCCAGGCCGCCGCGCTGGACCGCCCGGTGCTCGTCATCGGCGAGCGCGGTACCGGCAAGGAACTGATCGCCGAACGCCTCCACCGCCTGTCGGCGCGCTGGGACAAGCCCTATCTGATCATGAACTGCGCCGCGATGCCCGAGACGCTGATCGAATCGGAACTGTTCGGGCACGAGGCGGGTGCTTTCACGGGCGCAACGCGCAGCCGCGCCGGGCGCTTCGAGGAGGCGGACGGCGGGACATTGTTCCTCGACGAGCTTGCGACCATGTCGATGGCAGCGCAGGAGCGGCTGCTGCGCGCGGTCGAATATGGCGAGGTGACGCGCGTCGGTTCGTCGCGGCCGATCCGCGTTGATGTACGCATTGTCGCGGCGACCAATGAGCATCTTCCCGCGCTGGTCGAGGAAAACCGCTTCCGCGCAGATCTGCTCGACCGGCTGTCGTTCGAGGTCATCACATTGCCCCCCTTGCGCGCCCGGGAGGGCGATATCGAGGTGCTTGCGACCTATTTTGGGCAGCGCATGGCCGCGGTGCTCGGGTGGGAGGAATGGCCCGGCTTCGGCCCGCGGGCTCTCGCGCAGATGGAGGGTCACGACTGGCCGGGCAATGTCCGCGAGCTTCGAAACGTGATCGAACGCGCCATCTATCGCTGGCCCGATCCTGCAAGGCCCGTCGACGCGCTCAGTTTCGACCCCTTCGCAAGCCCCTGGCAGCCGGTTCACCGCCCCAGGGGAAAAGATGGCGCGGCGCCCGCGTCCGCCCCCTCACCCGCAGCCCCCGCCGCACCGCCCACCGGGTCCGTCAGCGACCTTCGCGCAGCGGTCGACAGCTATGAGCGGCAGATCCTCGCCGATACGATGGCGCGCTGCCGCTACAATCAGAAGGTAGCGGCCGAGGCGCTAGGGCTCAGTTACGACCAGATCCGCCACGCCCTGAAGAAGCATGGTCTCAATCAG contains:
- the pspB gene encoding envelope stress response membrane protein PspB, which produces MEDIIIVPIVIGTLFLGLPWLILHYITKWKQAKTLTGEDEQLLDELYDTARRLENRLHTVERIISADHPDFRPAVRSDEDLAQLENTSRRN
- the pspA gene encoding phage shock protein PspA, which gives rise to MGIFSRTRDIIAANVTDLLDRAEDPEKMIRQIIFEMNETLVEVRASAARTIADQKEMRRHIAKLENLQDSWKEKAELALSKDREDLATAALIEKQKAGDMAERLKAEIAVLDESLKGYEADIAKLQKKLSEARARQASVVNRLESAENRYKLREMTNGDRVEDAFSRFELLERRVDEAEGRAEALGMGYKKSLDEEIAELQAADKVADELAALKAAQGKK
- the pspF gene encoding phage shock protein operon transcriptional activator, with the translated sequence MERETQFIGQSAAFQDAVERASQAAALDRPVLVIGERGTGKELIAERLHRLSARWDKPYLIMNCAAMPETLIESELFGHEAGAFTGATRSRAGRFEEADGGTLFLDELATMSMAAQERLLRAVEYGEVTRVGSSRPIRVDVRIVAATNEHLPALVEENRFRADLLDRLSFEVITLPPLRAREGDIEVLATYFGQRMAAVLGWEEWPGFGPRALAQMEGHDWPGNVRELRNVIERAIYRWPDPARPVDALSFDPFASPWQPVHRPRGKDGAAPASAPSPAAPAAPPTGSVSDLRAAVDSYERQILADTMARCRYNQKVAAEALGLSYDQIRHALKKHGLNQ